In a genomic window of Gossypium arboreum isolate Shixiya-1 chromosome 9, ASM2569848v2, whole genome shotgun sequence:
- the LOC108455529 gene encoding uncharacterized protein LOC108455529, whose amino-acid sequence MNARRMDRKKTMTMNWDGLRDDDDEFFDPSDTGHESEGSDDENEDFDDCHVSFASTVPPVTTEFRTVAATATPVAPDYNMWMTSPGSIKARRQKLFQGMGLNSNKQLLSLKRAITNKVAFHPASTPAPARARAPAPAPAPAPAPAPAPAPTRAPTPTPTPTPTPTTTSAKPEVPVATKSSAPTKEPQKSSEESSEQELQSHLPVSFLLVRSRSEGEIESRSIEKQRKLDMLGTVSKQRLARTYSMISTPQAKAHLRPGNIKASKGNQTSKQSGPLTSIFSKRGFESFFLIKNLDTGKEFIVNEYDQDGKWNKLSDLQTGKKLTMEEFDKCVGYSPVVKELMRRANDNKSNSYISKSLKMSMSKGAAMLKSIKGVANSMALRGEKEREVVLALEQKNNANKNGNNQWVKVRQTGKSYKELSALNLCQEIQAHEGSIWIIKFSTDARYLASAGEDTVIHVWEVQECEVLSNNEGSLVTPGSSPLHPSLAGSMDLDADKRKGKVPDYVRKPEVVFSLSDRPIYSLNGHTEDVLDLSWSKSQQLLSSSMDKTVRLWDLESKSCIKVFAHSDYVTCIHFNPSDDNHFISGSLDAKVRIWNVPERRVVDWTDLNEMVTAACYSPDGQSAFIGSHKGNCRLYSTEECKLNQLEQIFLQKSKANAKKITGFQYCPTNPSQVLVTSADSRIRIMEGSEVIYRCSGFRNTSSQIAASFTQDGKYVLTASEDSQVFVWRYDEPRNTGTAKRTAVPARGYEQFPCKAVSVAIPWPGTIKGETPSMSKKNSKRTQPGESPSNEDDAQPNKKGLPPLPKKNNTEKTTSPSEEDPAQASAVDPGIPESSSSMSRSSSSSKDDLPADSSASNLNSSSSIKTGDSSSNANSGSTKSEESGSVPSAAAAAAAAPSIWSWFDVVGGGAGNTPTETTAWGLVIVTATLDGEIKIYQNFGLPRKINLI is encoded by the exons ATGAATGCTCGAAGAATGGATCGCAAGAAAACCATGACCATGAATTGGGATGGCCTACGAGACGACGATGATGAGTTCTTCGACCCTAGCGATACAGGTCATGAGTCGGAAGGTTCTGATGACGAGAACGAAGATTTCGATGACTGTCACGTTTCTTTCGCTTCCACGGTGCCGCCGGTCACAACGGAGTTTCGAACCGTCGCCGCCACCGCAACCCCAGTGGCTCCCGACTACAATATGTGGATGACGTCTCCAGGGTCCATTAAGGCACGGAGGCAAAAGCTTTTTCAAGGCATGGGCTTAAATTCTAACAAACAACTCCTCAGTCTTAAACGTGCCATTACCAACAAGGTTGCTTTCCATCCGGCTTCGACTCCGGCTCCTGCTCGTGCTCGTGCTCCTGCTCCTGCACCTGCACCTGCTCCTGCTCCTGCTCCTGCTCCTGCTCCTACTCGTGCTCCTACTCCTACTCCTACTCCTACTCCTACTCCTACTACCACTTCGGCAAAACCCGAAGTTCCGGTAGCTACTAAGAGCAGTGCTCCTACAAAGGAACCCCAAAAATCCAGTGAAGAATCTTCGGAACAGGAATTGCAATCTCACTTGCCGGTTTCTTTCTTGCTGGTACGATCCCGGTCCGAAGGCGAGATTGAGTCACGTTCGATCGAGAAGCAAAGGAAACTAGATATGTTGGGTACGGTGTCAAAGCAACGCCTGGCGAGAACGTATTCTATGATATCAACCCCACAAGCAAAAGCACACCTACGTCCGGGAAACATTAAGGCTTCGAAGGGTAACCAGACAAGCAAGCAAAGCGGGCCTTTAACCTCGATATTCTCTAAACGTGGGTTCGAATCATTTTTCTTGATTAAGAATTTAGATACGGGGAAAGAGTTCATCGTGAACGAGTATGATCAAGACGGGAAGTGGAACAAGCTGAGTGATCTTCAAACGGGGAAGAAGCTAACGATGGAGGAATTCGACAAATGTGTGGGGTATTCGCCAGTGGTGAAAGAGCTAATGCGTCGAGCAAATGATAACAAGTCCAACTCGTATATTTCCAAGAGTTTGAAGATGAGCATGAGTAAAGGTGCAGCCATGTTGAAGAGCATTAAAGGGGTGGCTAATTCCATGGCATTAAGAGGGGAGAAGGAGAGGGAGGTAGTGTTAGCCCTGGAACAAAAGAATAATGCCAACAAGAATGGAAATAACCAATGGGTGAAAGTTAGACAAACAGGGAAATCATACAAGGAATTGAGTGCTTTAAATTTATGTCAAGAAATTCAAGCTCATGAGGGATCCATTTGGATCATCAAGTTTAGCACGGATGCAAGGTATTTAGCCAGTGCCGGTGAGGATACGGTAATTCATGTGTGGGAAGTACAAGAATGTGAGGTGTTGTCCAACAATGAAGGGAGTTTAGTAACACCAGGGAGTTCACCACTTCATCCATCCCTCGCAGGCTCTATGGATCTAGATGCCgataaaaggaaaggaaaggttCCTGATTATGTCCGTAAGCCTGAAGTTGTGTTTTCGCTCTCTGACAGACCAATCTATTCTCTCAATGGCCATACCGAAGATGTTTTGGACTTGTCCTGGTCCAAATCTCAG CAACTACTTTCATCTTCAATGGACAAAACTGTAAGGCTATGGGACCTGGAAAGCAAGAGTTGTATAAAGGTGTTTGCTCATAGTGACTATG TAACTTGCATACACTTCAACCCTTCTGACGACAATCATTTCATAAGTGGATCGCTGGATGCGAAAGTTCGAATTTGGAACGTACCAGAGAGGAGAGTTGTTGATTGGACTGATCTCAACGAAATGGTTACTGCCGCCTGCTACTCCCCTGATGGCCAG AGTGCCTTCATTGGTTCACATAAAGGCAATTGTCGACTGTACAGTACTGAAG AATGCAAACTAAATCAGCTAGAAcagatttttcttcaaaaaagCAAGGCTAATGCTAAAAAGATCACTGGTTTCCAG TATTGTCCAACTAATCCTTCTCAAGTACTCGTTACTTCCGCGGATTCTCGAATCCGGATCATGGAAGGATCAGAAGTCATTTATAGATGCAGCG GGTTCCGAAACACCAGCAGTCAAATTGCGGCATCTTTTACTCAAGACGGAAAATATGTGTTAACTGCAAGTGAAGATTCCCAAGTATTCGTTTGGAGGTATGACGAGCCTCGAAACACGGGCACAGCGAAAAGAACTGCAGTCCCTGCTCGAGGTTACGAGCAGTTCCCGTGTAAAGCTGTTTCGGTAGCAATCCCGTGGCCTGGGACTATAAAAGGCGAGACTCCATCGATGTCAAAGAAAAACTCGAAACGAACCCAACCCGGTGAATCACCAAGCAATGAAGACGACGCTCAACCGAACAAGAAAGGCTTGCCACCACTTCCTAAGAAGAACAACACAGAGAAAACTACTAGTCCTTCGGAAGAAGATCCAGCACAAGCTTCTGCTGTTGATCCTGGGATCCCCGAGTCATCGTCTTCGATGTCGAGATCTTCGTCATCAAGCAAAGACGATTTGCCAGCCGATTCATCAGCTAGCAACCTCAACTCTTCTTCCTCAATAAAAACTGGGGATTCGTCTTCTAATGCCAACTCTGGCTCCACAAAAAGCGAGGAATCAGGTTCGGTGCCGtctgcagcagcagcagcagcagcagcaccATCCATTTGGTCATGGTTCGATGTTGTAGGCGGTGGAGCTGGAAACACTCCTACGGAAACAACGGCTTGGGGCCTAGTAATCGTTACAGCCACACTAGATGGTGAAATCAAGATCTACCAAAATTTTGGGTTGCCACGTAAAATTAACCTCATCTAA
- the LOC108456539 gene encoding uncharacterized protein LOC108456539 — MNSITSPVTCTIDDKDLDDAALWAVIDSAAASHSSSKHRKPLAIKYHSHQSPPTPVSDPSPPRKFPNQKFQNPNHQFYSPPSSNCRRFTNSGEDYHRPYKIARSCASEVSETSPVAIVQRTPITSLPERSPEMYLSPGFGRVDVNGSEVSPGSSVRSEEKEGMRHSLSGMFPSVALFKQYQNAAMAILEKSDYTMISGNPFIKKSGWRKISFYFNLSYEIKDKNIEFDENRNVQRAEFVVRAYMQGGRFSDGWGSCERREKRFLKPNHDIPSTAETRAKNKACQDLLGIGEYRPGASQFQRQI, encoded by the exons atgaaCTCTATCACTTCACCGGTTACCTGCACCATCGATGACAAGGACCTAGACGACGCCGCATTATGGGCTGTTATCGACTCCGCCGCCGCCTCCCACTCCTCCTCCAAGCACCGCAAACCCTTGGCGATCAAATACCACAGCCATCAATCCCCGCCCACCCCCGTTTCGGACCCCTCGCCCCCCCGGAAATTTCCTAACCAAAAGTTTCAGAACCCTAACCATCAATTTTATTCCCCTCCTAGCTCGAATTGCCGCCGGTTTACTAACTCTGGGGAAGACTATCACCGACCGTACAAAATCGCGAGGTCTTGCGCTTCCGAGGTCAGCGAGACAAGCCCGGTTGCTATAGTACAGAGGACACCAATAACCTCTTTGCCGGAGCGGTCGCCGGAGATGTATTTGTCTCCGGGTTTCGGAAGAGTTGACGTTAATGGATCCGAGGTGTCGCCGGGGAGTAGCGTAAGGAGCGAGGAGAAGGAAGGAATGAGGCATAGCTTGTCCGGGATGTTTCCTTCGGTTGCACTGTTTAAGCAGTATCAGAATGCAGCCATGGCG ATTTTGGAGAAATCTGATTATACGATGATATCAGGAAACCCTTTCATTAAAAAATCAG GTTGGAGGAAAATATCGTTTTACTTCAACCTCTCCTACGAAATCAAAGACAAGAACATTGAATTCGATGAAAACCGCAATGTTCAGCGTGCTGAATTCGTGGTTCGGGCTTATATGCA AGGTGGGAGATTCTCTGATGGGTGGGGCTCGTGTGAGCGGAGGGAGAAGAGATTTCTAAAACCAAACCATGATATCCCTAGTACAGCAGAAACCAGAGCTAAGAACAAAGCATGTCAG GATCTGCTAGGAATTGGGGAGTATCGTCCTGGTGCAAGCCAATTTCAGCGACAAATATAG
- the LOC108454383 gene encoding putative E3 ubiquitin-protein ligase XBAT31 encodes MGQKLSCLENHENDLLSAVQTGDLDMVKAMVEADPVTLKSTTRYGKLSILHVAAIHGQIEILSFLLDRHPNSDILNRHRQTPLMLAAMHGKTDCVKRLIQSGSYVLMFDSLQGRTCLHYAAYYGHFDCLQALLSAAHSSPLADSWGFARFVNIRDENGATPLHLAAREGWSDCAHALLDNGALVCASTGGNGYPGSTPLHFAARGGSIECIRELLAWGADRLQPDSYGRIPYLIALKHKHDACAALLNPASAEPLVWPLPLRFISELNPEAKELLEKALMEANRERERAILKDTVHELPSASQHEVEADDTASEASDVDVCCICFDRLCTIEIRQCGHRMCAHCILALCCHKKPNPLTASPLVLVCPFCRRGITQLVVAKIDNNESEADASPLRLSSGMMTNIDTGAEFSPSKPIKSRKSNFSEGSSSFKGLSAISSFGKMGSPGKVPAECSEETEKF; translated from the exons ATGGGTCAAAAGCTTAGCTGCTTGGAAAACCATGAGAATGATTTGCTCAGTGCTGTTCAGACAGGTGACTTGGACATGGTTAAGGCAATGGTTGAAGCAGACCCAGTTACCTTAAAAAGCACCACTCGATATGGGAAGTTGTCTATACTTCATGTGGCAGCTATCCATGGCCAGATCGAG ATTCTTTCGTTTCTTTTAGATCGGCATCCAAATTCAGACATCTTGAATCGTCACAGACAG ACCCCATTGATGTTGGCTGCAATGCATGGGAAGACCGACTGTGTGAAAAGGCTTATCCAGAGTGGATCATAT GTATTGATGTTTGATTCACTTCAAGGAAGGACTTGCTTGCATTATGCTGCCTACTATGGCCATTTTGATTGCCTTCAAGCTCTTCTTTCTGCTGCTCACAGCAGCCCCCTTGCAGATTCTTG GGGCTTTGCGAGATTTGTTAATATAAGAGATGAGAACGGTGCTACGCCTCTGCATTTGGCAGCTCGTGAAGGATGGTCTGATTGTGCTCATGCACTCTTAGATAATGGGGCTCTTGTTTGTGCTTCAACTGGTGGAAATGG CTACCCTGGGAGCACACCTCTTCATTTTGCCGCACGCGGGGGTTCTATTGAGTGTATCCGGGAATTACTTGCTTGGGGAGCTGATAGGCTTCAACCGGATTCATATGG GAGAAtaccatatttgattgctttGAAGCACAAACACGATGCATGTGCAGCTTTGTTGAACCCTGCATCTGCAGAACCTCTTGTTTGGCCATTGCCTTTAAGGTTCATAAGCGAGCTTAATCCAGAAGCAAAAGAGCTCTTGGAGAAGGCCTTAATGGAGGCTAACAGAGAGAGGGAGAGAGCCATTTTGAAGGATACAGTCCATGAACTTCCATCTGCTTCACAGCACGAGGTCGAAGCTGACGATACTGCCTCCGAG GCAAGCGACGTGGATGTATGCTGCATATGCTTTGACCGGCTATGCACAATAGAAATTAGACAATGTGGTCACCGGATGTGTGCTCATTGCATTTTAGCTCTATGCTGCCACAAGAAGCCCAACCCACTGACAGCATCTCCTTTAGTCCTAGTTTGCCCCTTCTGCCGTAGGGGAATCACCCAACTAGTTGTCGCCAAAATCGACAACAACGAATCAGAAGCAGATGCTAGTCCTTTAAGGCTGAGTAGTGGAATGATGACCAACATCGATACAGGAGCAGAATTCAGTCCCTCTAAGCCAATTAAATCTAGGAAGTCTAATTTCAGTGAAGGAAGCAGCAGTTTCAAAGGTTTGTCGGCCATCAGCTCGTTCGGGAAAATGGGTAGTCCTGGAAAAGTGCCTGCTGAATGTAGTGAAGAAACTGAGAAGTTCTGA
- the LOC108456053 gene encoding dof zinc finger protein DOF2.4-like, whose protein sequence is MVFTSLPAYLDPANWQQHPNHPAADGSGANAHQLPPPPPPPPQPAPQPHGGGGAGSIRPGSMADRARLANIPMPEAALKCPRCESTNTKFCYFNNYSLTQPRHFCKTCRRYWTRGGALRNVPVGGGYRRNKRSKGSSSKSSASGDRQTASGSSSTISSNSTGNTDILGLGHQVRPQRFMTPLHHLTEFGGSDHIGLNYGTMSAPLGGMNDLSFQMGSALASGSGGATPGTSLLTMAGLDQWRLQQPPQFPFLSGLESSPGLYQFESGGGGIEASGYGGEVGHHQVRPKISSSIATQMASVKMEDNSNNNSSQQELMNLSRQFLGLQGYDHYWGGTA, encoded by the exons ATGGTTTTTACCTCCCTTCCAGCTTATCTTGATCCAGCCAACTGGCAACAA CATCCGAATCATCCAGCTGCTGATGGTAGTGGCGCTAACGCTCATCAGCTCCCTCCTCCTCCTCCACCACCGCCGCAACCAGCTCCACAACCACATGGAGGGGGTGGAGCAGGCTCGATCCGGCCCGGTTCTATGGCCGATCGAGCTCGTTTGGCCAACATACCGATGCCCGAAGCAGCATTAAAATGCCCAAGATGTGAATCCACCAACACCAAGTTTTGCTACTTCAACAACTACAGCCTCACTCAACCCCGACACTTTTGCAAAACTTGTAGAAGGTACTGGACTAGAGGAGGTGCCTTGAGAAATGTTCCGGTCGGAGGTGGATACCGGAGGAACAAAAGAAGCAAAGGGAGCAGCTCGAAATCCTCGGCCAGCGGTGACCGACAAACGGCTTCGGGTTCTTCCAGTACAATTTCTTCAAACAGTACTGGGAACACTGATATTTTAGGCCTTGGACATCAGGTTCGCCCACAGAGGTTCATGACCCCTTTGCATCATCTTACTGAATTTGGTGGCAGCGATCATATTGGGTTGAATTATGGGACCATGTCAGCTCCACTCGGTGGAATGAATGACTTGAGTTTTCAAATGGGAAGCGCTTTAGCTAGCGGCAGTGGCGGTGCTACTCCCGGCACTTCTCTTTTGACTATGGCTGGTTTGGATCAGTGGCGGCTACAACAACCCCCACAATTTCCTTTCCTAAGTGGTTTGGAATCTTCTCCCGGGTTGTACCAATTCGAAAGTGGAGGCGGCGGTATTGAGGCATCCGGTTATGGAGGTGAAGTCGGTCATCATCAGGTTAGGCCTAAGATATCGAGCTCAATAGCAACCCAAATGGCTTCGGTGAAAATGGAAGATAATAGTAATAACAATAGTAGCCAGCAAGAACTGATGAATTTGTCAAGGCAGTTTTTGGGGCTTCAAGGATATGATCATTACTGGGGTGGAACTGCATAG
- the LOC108454948 gene encoding RING-H2 finger protein ATL33-like, whose amino-acid sequence MENSPTVIRPPPPPPQPPRPSFSSSPPPFSQPDNTTNSTIIPSPPPLPFSLSPQIYPIGQNGNITIVSINPPPPFPDSPRSVDLSPLEFILALMAVITIPAIVYAFFFAVRCPPWSSDERQDRSRDNHGSAVEVTERREPVSGLKYRKETHSKDMGSDCPVCLSVFADGEEVKQLSGCKHSFHAICIDLWLNNHNNCPICRANVAVKRSNNNRRPPSVSTSARQSDHHQGLPDAASLV is encoded by the coding sequence ATGGAGAACTCACCTACTGTTATCCGGCCACCGCCACCGCCACCACAACCACCGCGTCCCTCCTTTTCATCATCACCACCACCATTTTCTCAGCCTGATAACACCACTAACAGTACTATTATCCCATCACCCCCGCCGTTACCATTCTCTTTATCACCCCAAATATACCCCATAGGTCAAAACGGAAACATTACCATAGTGAGCATCAATCCACCACCACCTTTCCCTGATTCACCGAGAAGCGTTGATTTATCCCCACTCGAATTCATTCTTGCTCTTATGGCAGTCATAACGATCCCAGCTATAGTGTACGCTTTCTTTTTCGCCGTCAGGTGCCCTCCTTGGTCTTCCGACGAACGCCAAGACAGGTCCAGGGACAACCATGGAAGTGCTGTCGAAGTAACCGAGAGAAGGGAGCCTGTTTCAGGTCTTAAGTATCGAAAAGAAACTCACTCTAAAGATATGGGCAGTGATTGCCCCGTTTGTTTATCTGTATTTGCTGATGGGGAGGAAGTAAAGCAGTTGAGTGGATGCAAGCACTCCTTCCACGCTATTTGCATTGATTTATGGCTTAACAATCACAACAACTGTCCAATATGCCGAGCTAATGTTGCCGTAAAGAGGTCAAATAACAATCGTCGGCCGCCGTCTGTTTCAACTTCAGCTAGACAAAGTGATCATCATCAAGGTTTGCCTGATGCTGCCAGTTTGGTTTAG
- the LOC108456421 gene encoding RING-H2 finger protein ATL39-like has product MQSPPILTPPTMDDDDDGGGGHLFRFSPVLVGLLGVIAGAIVVATYHLVYTICTCYRRPTVETDNTTIQDVVDQNPRERPRQRNRGASTIPTLIPIFRYSKDCNEDTCAICLGDFKDGEQIRVLPDCLHFFHVGCIDKWLNLHSNCPLCRAGTSPPQQVAVSLPESSISISTGLGRLPDLRV; this is encoded by the coding sequence ATGCAATCTCCACCAATTTTAACTCCTCCTACGATGGATGACGACGACGACGGCGGCGGCGGTCATCTCTTCCGATTTAGCCCGGTTCTCGTCGGCCTTCTTGGAGTCATTGCCGGAGCCATCGTGGTGGCTACTTATCATTTAGTTTACACCATTTGCACATGCTACCGCAGGCCCACGGTGGAGACCGACAATACTACTATCCAAGATGTTGTTGATCAAAATCCACGGGAAAGGCCTCGTCAAAGAAACAGAGGTGCTTCCACAATACCCACTTTGATTCCCATTTTTAGGTACAGCAAAGATTGCAATGAAGATACGTGTGCCATTTGCTTGGGTGATTTCAAGGACGGTGAGCAGATTCGGGTACTGCCAGATTGCTTGCACTTTTTCCATGTTGGATGTATAGATAAATGGCTAAATTTGCACTCCAATTGTCCGCTTTGCCGAGCTGGAACTTCTCCCCCGCAGCAGGTGGCCGTCTCTTTGCCGGAATCTAGCATATCGATATCTACGGGACTTGGCAGATTACCCGATTTAAGGGTttag